CTACTGCAGTGCACATCATAGAAAGACCTTTTCAGCTCTTGTTCTGTGGGGCTATGATGCCCTGAAACCCTTGGCTTTATTGCAGGGGCCTCTAGTGTAACATGAGGCATAGCTTAGCATGTTCTGATGGCGTAAACATGGTCTGTCCTGTGAATTGCCTAGTCTGATGGAAGGGACGTGGTCAGTCCTTAGGGGCACTGGTCTGATGAATGTGTGTGGGGATGGGAGACCTGGAGAGGTCAGTGGTGAATATGACAGGTCTCTCTGTCCTCTTAACAGATCCCTCCGAACCTCCCATGCTCTGTGACTTTGCAGCCGGGACCTGAAGATACAGGGAAGGTGGGTCACCCCTCAGGGAGCATCCCTCTGGGTTCAGGACACTGTGTCCTCAGGTCCCCGGCTCTCTCTCTGTCTGGAGGGTGCTGGAATTCTCCCTGTAGAAGCCTCCTCGTGTGTAAGCTAGGCTGATCCCACCTCAGATAAGCAGTCTTTTCAGACAGGGCGGCACATATGGCATCACCCTCACACCCTACACTCAGTTATGTGCCCAGGGCCTCTCCCAAGTCACTCTCGCTGGCCTTGGTGTTGGCTGCAGAATGTTCTCTGGCAAACCGTCTGGCCTCACAAACCCTGTGTGGAGGGGAGTCATCACTGTctcacaggtggggaaactgaggctcagacgtAGGTGACCCCACGAGTGTTCCAGGCCTCGGAGCttggagcctgtttcctcatctgtgaaatggatgtGATGGGATGTACCTCACCATTTGGTCCAGAGGGTAGGGCGAGATGTTGAAGGAGTGCCCAGTGCAGGGTCTgtgtggttggggtgggggtgggagggtgggtggtCCTAAATAGGACTGCTGAAAGGCTTGTTGTTATTTCTGGGCAACTGCCTTGTTGGGGACCGTGCCCCCCAGACAGCCAGGACTCTGGAGCGGAGCTGGTCACGGAGCAGCTCTGTGGGAGGGTCAGATGAGGGAGGCAGCTCCGCACAGGCTGAGTGCAGGGCTCCTAGTCAGACGAGGGGGTCAGGCCTGGGGAACTGATATTCGCATCCAGCAGCCCTGTTAAATGAGAGGGTGGGTAGGCCGTGCTCAACGGAGCCGGCCCTCTCCATTGAGGTCAGCGACCCTTCCCTGCAGGCCTGCGGTGTGGACTACGAAGTGAAAGCCTTCTGTGCGGAGAACCTGGAGGAGAAGATCCACAAGCGGTGAGGAGGGTGCAGCTTCTACCCGCCTGGGTGCGGGCTGCCTTctggcagagggagggagacagacaggCACGATTCAGTCGGAGGAAGACAGAAGTAACAATGCCTGGAAGTGGGAGAGGAGGGGCCTTGCATTCCAGCCTTGGAAACTCCAAGGGCACTGGGGAAGGCTGGCAGGtggggagggcttcctgggggaggtggCTCCATTACCCTGACTCAGGCCTCAGCACTTTTTCCTTTGCATCACTGTACCCACTTCCCTTATCGCCCTGCCTCTAATCTCTTCCTCTCCAGACTGCAtgtcctttcattttgttttggaaaaaaatctgaaatttagATTGTTTTAAACAGTGAGCAAGATGTTTCCCGGCCAGCTTGGACCCCCATTTCCCAGTTCTCCTGGGAGGTCATCAGCAGGAggttgtgggggtggggtagggggtgtCAATAGAGGCTTCTGAACAGGGAAGGGAAGTGGAGAAAGTGAACCCACCCAAGGCAGAGGAGGTCTGCCATGTCTCAGAGAGGGGAAGCATTTTCCTGGAGAGACACAGCCCTGGGCATAGACAGCCCAGGCCAGCAGCCAGAAATAGCTGGCCCTGATTTATGGGGTGAGCTGCCCAACCCTGCTCTCATACCTGCCCCTCCTGGGGTCGGGTTTTGCTTTGCTTCCTGGCAAGGCTGGCCAGGGTCCCCAACTCTGCGTCCTGCTGCAGGCTTCCAGAGGACGCAGCATCCTCTTAGGGAGTGGGCTGAGTTTGCCACCTGGTGGTCATATGATGCATTGCACATCTCCAACTCCAGTTGGGCAACTTACAGCATGTAGGGAGATGGGACCTTTGTCCCTTGCTTCTCCGTTCCCCGTTTCTTCTTAAGATTTGCGACCAGGAGAAAGGAAGGGCGATGTAGGTTGTGGTAAGTAGCCTACCTAGAGCAAGGAAGGGGAGGCAACATTGAGAGCCAGCACTCTCAACCTATTACCATTTTGACATTTTAAGTCCACACCAGAATTTACTAATAATGATAGAGCAACTCACACTTACCAGCTTATTAGGTACCAGACACAGTTCAAAGTGATGGACATGTACaaactaatttaatcctcacaacaaccctaagaAGTCAGTCCTGCTATCAtcgccattttacagatgaggagactgaagcaTAGAGGTTAATTTACTCAAGGTCATATAATTCATATGGGGAGAAttagggcttttaaaaaaatgatttcttttttatgtagaTCATCTctaaagactttattgaattgttacaatattgcctgtgttttatgttttggttttttggccgtgAGacgtgtaggatcttagctccccggcTAGGCATCAAACCtacacacctcctgcattggaaggcaaagtcttaaccactggactgccagggaagtccaagagcaaGGACTTCAACCTTGGTTATCCAGCTGTAGGAAATGGAGGTGGCTTATTTGAGAAGTGGGAATGCTGGGACTCCACCTGACTGAGTCCCCATCCCCTCACCAAACCTTGCTGGCCCTGTTTCCTCCCTGCGCCCATCATGTTCATTGAGCCCCACCTCATCTCTGAGTGTCCATCCTCTCTGAGTCTTTATTCTCTGTACTGGCCTCTCTCCCGCTAACGGAATCTGCCCCCCCGTCACTGAATTCCATCGCCTCTCCACGCCCTCATATCTTCCTGGGGCCCTTGTCCcctgtgtatatttttatttaatagctATTTAGTAGgtatttgggagaaggcaatggcaccccactccagtactgttgcccggaaaatcccgtggatggaggagcctggtaggctgccctccatggggtcgcacagagtcagacacgactgaagcagcagcagcagcagcagcaggtatttgTTATATCGCAGCCAGCACTGTCTTAGATACTGagaatacagcagtgaacaattTAGACAAAAACTTCTGTCCTTAAAGCAGAAGTCCCCACCCTTTTCGGAGCCAGGAACTGGTTTCTGGCCAAACAGGTTTCTGAAcaggaagacagtttttccgTGGCCCAAGGTCGGTGAGTGGCTGGGGGgtagtttggggatgattcaagtgtgttGCATTTATTTGCACTATTTTCCCATTACTATTACATAAGCTCCTCCTttgatcatcaggcattagatacCGGAGGCTGGGAACCCCTGCCTTAAAGGGCTCATACCATTAACGACATAAGGGATGCAGAAAGTGGAACATGGTCTCTTTCTCAGCATCctggttgtggtggtttagttgctaagtcatgtctgagtctttgtgaccccatagactgcagcctgccaggctcctctgtccatggaattttccaggcaagaatactgaaatcttccaggcaagaatacatggaatcttccaggcaagatccttctccaggggatcttcctgacccaggaatcaaacccaggtctcctgcattgcaggtggattctttaccaactgagccaccagggaagcatcctgCTGGCTACCAAAACACAGATCCACATACAGTACTGTCGTGGGGTGGCTTGGCCTCTGATGGGTGGGCATTCAGACCAGGAAAAGATCAGAGTGGGTGGATCTAGGAAGTTTCCTGAAAGAACAGGTGTTTGGCTGAGCCTTGCAGAAGGAAGCAAATGAgggcagaagctggaagagagtGTTATAGGTTGGGACCTAGGGTACGCAAAGCTTCAGAAATAGGACTAAAGGGACCATCAAGCATGACAGTGAGGACCTAGAGGAGGCTGGGGACTCCCAGGATGGAGGAGGTTGGAGTGGGACCAGATGGTAACAGGGCCCTATGCCAACCTTTGCAGTTTGGACTGGAGTCCAAGGAGATGGGAACCATGGCAGTCTCTTGAGCAAGAGAAGGATGTGAGGGTCACAAGGGAAGGGGATGGAGGCAAGGGACTCTGGTCATCATTTGCTCTGCCCATGTCCACTAGGAATTCTGTGCGCCTGGTCATCCGGAAGGTTCAGTATGCCCCAGAGAGGCCTGGCCCCCAGCCCACGGCCGAGACCACCAGGCAGTTCCTCATGTCGGACAAGCCCTTGCATCTGGAGGCCTCCCTGGACAAGGAGGTAGGAGGTTGGGGCTTGGCATGGGTAGGGCTGCCCTCCCAGGGCTGGAGCCTTAGATCTTAGCTCTCTCACAGCCTCTGGGGTTCCTTGGGTAGGAGCTTCTGGCTCCAGCCCAAGGACCACAGGGCTCAGGGAAGCTGAGACCCCCTTGGGAGATTTGGAGAAGCCTCTGAGAGGGACTGAAGGGGTGACGGGGTGGGCATGAGCCTAAAGGATGCAGTTGACTTCAGAAGTCAGTGTGCCTTCTGAAGAGTCCTGGGTCCTGGCCGTCTCCCTGCATTCCCATCCCCCTTTGAAGTGTGAACACCCCCTCTCCCTCTCAGGGGCACAGTGAAGGCAAGTGCTTGGGCCAAGATATAAATCGAGGCTCTTCAGTGAGGTTTCAGAGCCAGTTCCCTCACGGAGTGGgtcagcccctccccacctctctcctgCTTCTTCCAGATCCTCCCAGGTCTAAAttccaggcagccagagctggcaGGGACTTGATATATCACTTACTCCAGCCCCTCCAATGGACAGCGGGGGAAACCTAGGCTTAGATAACCTGTCCAAGGCCTTACCGCTCTCATCTTTATTATTGCTAATATTACTGTTATCATTACTTTTGGTGACCGACCCAGGACTGGAGCCCAGGattgtactgtgcttagtcactcagtcatgtccagctctttgcaacgccgtggactgtagcccaccaggctcctccgtccatggggatcctccaggcaagaatactggagtgggtttccatgccctcctccaggggatcttcccaacccaggtctcctgcattgcagatggattctttaccatctgagccaccagggaagcccagagcctaGGATTATTACCTTCTAATTCAATTATCTTTCAAGGTCCACAGAGGAACTTAAGTCTAACATGCCTGGTGGCTTAGCATCAGTGGGAAGTGACTGATGAGCTTGGGGCCAACGTCAGAGTGGCCAAGGCCTGGGGAACCCCAGGAGATGTGTGTGGGGcctcatctccctccccttcaTCTAAAGCTTTGGAATCTTCCCCCCCTCCCCGGCTACTTCTTCCACCCCCAGATCTACTACCATGGAGAACCCATCAGCGTCAACGTCCATGTCACCAACAACACCAACAAGACAGTGAAGAAGATCAAGATCTCGGGTACCCAGGCGGAGGGCCAGTCCAGGGGATGGGCAAGGGGACTCCTCCCAGGGGTTGGGGGCAGCCGAAGGCTCTCCCTTTGCTAACAGCCCTGTAAATAACTACTAGCCTGAAGGGAAGACTAAGGCCTGCTCTAAGCTGAAGGGTAAGGCTTTTGAGGCTGCTTACTGGCCAGGTAATGAGTTTACTGTTGAAGCCCTTCTTCTAAGTTCCCTTGACAGAACTGTCCTTGAGAGGGAGATTTTTGGTTATGGAAGGAAGTGGGCCTGTTCAGGCTGCCCTTTGGGTGGAGGATGGGGTCCATCTCCTGCAGAAACTCCTGGTGGCCTCTGGCTGTTACCTGGGGCTGAACATCCCAACTCAGAGAGCCTGGGAGCCCTGGACTCACCCACCGCGTTTCCCTTTTTATCTGCAGTGCGCCAGTATGCAGACATCTGTCTGTTCAACACAGCCCAGTACAAGTGCCCTGTGGCCATGGAAGAGGCTGAGTAAGTGAGCACAAGCCCAGCCTTGGATGGGTGGAATCAGCTGGGGAAAAGAGAAGCCCTGGGTCCAGTTATAGGTCCAGTAGCTCTGCTCCACCTGGCAGAGGGTCTGGCCTTAGACGTGCTGCTCAGCGTAGATGGCCCCGAATAGCTTTTTGAAAAACCACCCAGCCACTTGGTTTAGCTACAAAGAAATACATGCTCCAGTCAGGGAAAAGACCCACCAAAACTAGAATTCACTAGAGCTTGTGAATCTGCGAGGAGCGGGGCTATGGAAACCTAGATTGCCTGGAGCCTTCTGCATCGGGGTTGCTGCTGCCCGCAGTGTGCAGAGAAGGAAGTGGGGGCAGAGAGATGTGACTTGCTCAACCTCACAGGGCTggccagtggcagagctggggctccAAGGCTTGCTGCACCCCAGCTCTCTTATTGTTGAAAAGGGGCTGGGGGGGTAGAGCAAAAGTAGGTAAAAACTGAACAATCCAAACACCTTACACACGATGGATAGAGATGAGATACAGCAAGTAAGGTCTTCATTGTAGAACTTAGGAGGTGAATGATCATTGCACAATTCTTTCAGTTTTcctatatgtttgaaattttttcacAGTAATACGTTAGGGGAAAAACAGGCCACACTCTCTCcactaaaaaaaattatcctaCTCATACAGCACAGGGCAAACAgtacaatgaatttttaaaaacttgcagCTGCCTAGAAACCACGAATGAAGTTGTTGGGTCACCCCAGAGTCACTGTTGTTTGCATGTGGAGCAGAGACGTCCCCTTTTGGGTGGCAGTGGTCTCCCTGCCAGAGCTGGGCCTAAAGGTGGGCCCTTCACAGGGGAGGGAGGCTAGAGTAGGGCTCTGTGTCCTGGATGGGCTGGGGGTGAGGCTGGGGTTGGCTCTGGGGGCATCTCCACACTAGTCTCCCTTCTTTCCAGTGACACAGTGGCACCCAGCTCTACGTTCTGCAAGGTCTACACGCTGACCCCCTTCCTGGCCAACAATCGAGAGAAGCGGGGCCTCGCCCTGGACGGGAAGCTCAAACACGAGGACACGAACCTGGCCTCCAGCACCCTGTGAGGACCCACCCTCCCTGGTCTCAGGCTCCCcactgtgtgttagtcgctcagtcgtgtctgactctttgtgaccccatggactgcagcctgccaggctcctctgtctgtgggattctccaggcaagaacactggaatgggttgtcgtgccctcctccaggggatcttccccacccagggatcgaagctgggtcgtctgcattggaggcagattctttatcatcctcCCCCAGATGGATCCACACCCACCTTGGTCCCAGCAGGGCCAGCACAGGCTCAGGCTACCCTCTCCCCGACCATTGTCGAGGGCCCGTCCTCATGAGCTTGAACTGCCAGGGCAGCTGTCACCTGATCCCACCCCTCTCCAGGGGTGCCCAGAGAACACGATGGACcactccaccaggctcccttaGTCGGTGCCTTGCCCAGGGGAGGGTGACATGGAGAGGCTTTGTGCAGGAGGCAGCAGCTCCTGACCTGGTTGTGTCTTCAGCTGGATAGAGTGCATCCCTGAGGCAGAGCAAGGCTGGAAGGAAGGAtggcaagaaggaaggaagggtggaAGGGGCTTCTGGAAGGATCCTGGGAGGAGAGGATGAATGAGGATGGGGTCTGGGAGTCCAGAGAGATGAGGGTGGTGAGCTGGGCTCAACCACATGTGGAGGTGTCTTGGAAGGAAGGGATCCCAGGGATCTTACCCCAAGGTCACCACTGCCTCTCTGAGGCTACCCTGCTTTAATGGAAACCGGGGGATATGAGGACCCCTCTTGCCCTACCTGCTGAGGTCTGGCCCTTCCTGGGGCCTGACCCACCTCTGCAGCACCTCCCTTcccctgcccactgccccctCCTCTCTGCCAGCAGCAAGAGAAAGGGAAGCCACCCAGCAGGAAGAGCCCACCCCTTACCTCCTTGCTGGGACTTGGGCTCTGGGAGGGAAGGAGCTGCTTCCCAGGGCAGCACAGCCAGACTTGGGGCCCAGTGCTCTGAGTTCTTGCTCCCCAAGGGCAGACCTCACCTTTCTCACACACCGGGCTCCGCCTGcacctggtggctgagtggtcaGGAGAGGGACCTACGGTGCTGCCCTGGCGCAGCCCACCTGCCGTGTCTCACAAGACCCATGAACCGGCTTCCCTATGTCACCTTGCAGGTTAAGGGAAGGAGCCAACCGGGAGATCCTGGGCATCATTGTTTcctacaaagtgaaagtgaagctggtGGTGTCTCGTGGCGGGTGAGtgctccagcccagcccagcccagcccagaccCCAGAGGGTGGGCGGTTAAGTCCCTGATGGCCACACCCACTACCCCATTCTGCCTACTTGCTGGATCTTGTcttgttcctcttccttctcctccaccctTTTCCCTCTCCTGCTTCAGAGGCTTTCAGCCCCTCTCTTTTCCTCccctctttctcccctcccccttttcttcttccttttcttttacctcctcctcctcttccctgtcCCTGGTCTGGGCACACGGGAGGTGGCGGGAACTTCCTAAGAGTCTGTGCCATGGGGTTTCCAAGGGGGCGCTGTGCCCCTCATCACATATCAGGGCACAGCACCCACCATACCCCCACTTATGCACAGGCTGATCTGCTGGGGAAGTGGCTCAAGGAGCTCAGAATCCCAGAGCTGGCTTGAGGGTGCTCTgactgtcccattttacagatggggaaacagaggccaAAACAGTTCCTCACACATTTCCCGAAATCTCCTTCTCTAATCTCAGGTCACGGGCTGGGTGCTGGGGTAACGACAGTAAACCAAACATATTCCCTGATCCAGAGCAGAGTCAGGTGGAAGCCCAGAAAGAATTCACACTTTTCCCCATATACTGAGCCAACAGGTTGTTATAAATCTAGAATTAGGATTTCTAATTTGTCAGAgggatttttttaattcataaatttctttgaaaagattggAAAGCTAATAGCATTAAACATCAAGTCtcctt
This genomic window from Bubalus bubalis isolate 160015118507 breed Murrah chromosome 16, NDDB_SH_1, whole genome shotgun sequence contains:
- the ARRB1 gene encoding beta-arrestin-1 isoform X5, translated to MGGGRGGRGWRQLLGEKGRGDLQRERVFKKASPNGKLTVYLGKRDFVDHIDLVEPVDGVVLVDPEYLKERRVYVTLTCAFRYGREDLDVLGLTFRKDLFVANVQSFPPAPEDKKPLTRLQERLIKKLGEHAYPFTFEIPPNLPCSVTLQPGPEDTGKACGVDYEVKAFCAENLEEKIHKRNSVRLVIRKVQYAPERPGPQPTAETTRQFLMSDKPLHLEASLDKEIYYHGEPISVNVHVTNNTNKTVKKIKISVRQYADICLFNTAQYKCPVAMEEADDTVAPSSTFCKVYTLTPFLANNREKRGLALDGKLKHEDTNLASSTLLREGANREILGIIVSYKVKVKLVVSRGGLLGDLASSDVAVELPFTLMHPKPKEEPPHREVPEHETPVDTNLIELDTNNPLACM
- the ARRB1 gene encoding beta-arrestin-1 isoform X7 — encoded protein: MGVFKKASPNGKLTVYLGKRDFVDHIDLVEPVDGVVLVDPEYLKERRVYVTLTCAFRYGREDLDVLGLTFRKDLFVANVQSFPPAPEDKKPLTRLQERLIKKLGEHAYPFTFEIPPNLPCSVTLQPGPEDTGKACGVDYEVKAFCAENLEEKIHKRNSVRLVIRKVQYAPERPGPQPTAETTRQFLMSDKPLHLEASLDKEIYYHGEPISVNVHVTNNTNKTVKKIKISVRQYADICLFNTAQYKCPVAMEEADDTVAPSSTFCKVYTLTPFLANNREKRGLALDGKLKHEDTNLASSTLLREGANREILGIIVSYKVKVKLVVSRGGLLGDLASSDVAVELPFTLMHPKPKEEPPHREVPEHETPVDTNLIELDTNDDDIVFEDFARQRLKGMKDDKEEEEDGTGSPRLNDR
- the ARRB1 gene encoding beta-arrestin-1 isoform X4 — protein: MGDKGTRVFKKASPNGKLTVYLGKRDFVDHIDLVEPVDGVVLVDPEYLKERRVYVTLTCAFRYGREDLDVLGLTFRKDLFVANVQSFPPAPEDKKPLTRLQERLIKKLGEHAYPFTFEIPPNLPCSVTLQPGPEDTGKACGVDYEVKAFCAENLEEKIHKRNSVRLVIRKVQYAPERPGPQPTAETTRQFLMSDKPLHLEASLDKEIYYHGEPISVNVHVTNNTNKTVKKIKISVRQYADICLFNTAQYKCPVAMEEADDTVAPSSTFCKVYTLTPFLANNREKRGLALDGKLKHEDTNLASSTLLREGANREILGIIVSYKVKVKLVVSRGGLLGDLASSDVAVELPFTLMHPKPKEEPPHREVPEHETPVDTNLIELDTNDDDIVFEDFARQRLKGMKDDKEEEEDGTGSPRLNDR
- the ARRB1 gene encoding beta-arrestin-1 isoform X6 — protein: MGGGRGGRGWRQLLGEKGRGDLQRERVFKKASPNGKLTVYLGKRDFVDHIDLVEPVDGVVLVDPEYLKERRVYVTLTCAFRYGREDLDVLGLTFRKDLFVANVQSFPPAPEDKKPLTRLQERLIKKLGEHAYPFTFEIPPNLPCSVTLQPGPEDTGKACGVDYEVKAFCAENLEEKIHKRNSVRLVIRKVQYAPERPGPQPTAETTRQFLMSDKPLHLEASLDKEIYYHGEPISVNVHVTNNTNKTVKKIKISVRQYADICLFNTAQYKCPVAMEEADDTVAPSSTFCKVYTLTPFLANNREKRGLALDGKLKHEDTNLASSTLLREGANREILGIIVSYKVKVKLVVSRGGDVAVELPFTLMHPKPKEEPPHREVPEHETPVDTNLIELDTNNPLACM
- the ARRB1 gene encoding beta-arrestin-1 isoform X3, which gives rise to MGGGRGGRGWRQLLGEKGRGDLQRERVFKKASPNGKLTVYLGKRDFVDHIDLVEPVDGVVLVDPEYLKERRVYVTLTCAFRYGREDLDVLGLTFRKDLFVANVQSFPPAPEDKKPLTRLQERLIKKLGEHAYPFTFEIPPNLPCSVTLQPGPEDTGKACGVDYEVKAFCAENLEEKIHKRNSVRLVIRKVQYAPERPGPQPTAETTRQFLMSDKPLHLEASLDKEIYYHGEPISVNVHVTNNTNKTVKKIKISVRQYADICLFNTAQYKCPVAMEEADDTVAPSSTFCKVYTLTPFLANNREKRGLALDGKLKHEDTNLASSTLLREGANREILGIIVSYKVKVKLVVSRGGDVAVELPFTLMHPKPKEEPPHREVPEHETPVDTNLIELDTNDDDIVFEDFARQRLKGMKDDKEEEEDGTGSPRLNDR